The Plasmodium vinckei vinckei genome assembly, chromosome: PVVCY_06 genome contains a region encoding:
- a CDS encoding heat shock protein 20, putative, translating to MFFFSSEKPKVIIEPPTSSIVQNNIPEFLSPSLENKMYSSSYSYSNPLTGAYSTTHQNEYKYNVTKYTTSPHNNRNVEYIKTIDNPTELYYETIPLKTNTNNIFEINPSKEESNKITYNPRIEVYSTSDFVIIMMNLPGVSKENLNVELEKGLLKICGNKYKPKIEELEKTNDYHTKIIERVSEYYFCKIFQMPPAFSEGQSISCTLKDGELVLKILASELKTQKKVIQVTS from the coding sequence atgtttttttttagtagtGAAAAACCCAAAGTTATAATCGAACCGCCAACATCTTCAATagtacaaaataatattcctGAATTTTTGTCACCTTCATTAGAGAACAAAATGTATAGTAGCAGTTATTCATATAGCAATCCCCTTACCGGTGCATATAGCACAACTCAccaaaatgaatataaatataatgttacaaaatatacaacAAGCCCACATAATAATCGAAAtgttgaatatataaaaacaattgaCAATCCCACTGAGTTATATTATGAAACAATTCCATTAAAAACCAATacaaacaatatatttgaaataaaCCCCTCTAAAGAagaatcaaataaaattacataTAATCCTAGGATAGAGGTATATTCAACATCCGATTTTGTAATTATCATGATGAATCTTCCAGGTGTttcaaaagaaaatttaaatgttGAATTAGAAAAGGGattgttaaaaatatgtggaaacaaatataaaccAAAAATCGaagaattagaaaaaaCTAATGATTATCATACTAAAATCATTGAAAGAGTAAGCGAATactatttttgtaaaatttttcaaatgcCACCTGCCTTTTCAGAAGGGCAAAGTATATCATGCACACTAAAGGATGGGGAACTTGTCCTTAAAATTTTAGCAAGTGAATTAAAAACTCAGAAAAAGGTTATCCAAGTAACCTCATAA